A single Garra rufa chromosome 9, GarRuf1.0, whole genome shotgun sequence DNA region contains:
- the c9h1orf43 gene encoding protein C1orf43 homolog, which translates to MSNENIPGPWFLGDSELREEIDSRLSKVNDIRYEPHLLSKDDDRLKHHGQIGCYNYLFRMQALDAIRDSVDIPFHDLCHSASALTGRRYKKWLQDLRNSHSLLKSSHSALIDRLLEGYDNARHGTGVFGEAEFMRYKDDLAELAAVVKIHSSTTSLNQQHQSAAKDLTSSPGPSSASTIQVTYLPSTGQRSKRPKHFLELKNFKDNYNTLESTL; encoded by the exons ATGTCTAATGAGAACATTCCTGGTCCGTGGTTTCTTGGTGACTCA GAGCTGAGAGAGGAGATTGATTCCCGTTTGTCAAAAGTGAACGACATTCGTTATGAGCCACATCTGCTTTCTAAAGATGACGATCGACTGAAGCATCATGGCCAGATTG GTTGTTATAATTACCTCTTCAGAATGCAAGCATTAGATGCCATCAGAGACTCTG TAGATATCCCGTTTCATGATTTGTGTCACAGTGCCAGTGCTCTGACTGGCCGCCGCTACAAGAAATGGCTGCAGGACCTGCGAAACTCTCACTCTCTGCTCAAATCAAGTCACAGTGCGCTAATAGATCGCTTACTAGAGGGCTACGACAACGCTCGACATGGGACCGGG gTGTTTGGTGAAGCAGAATTTATGAGGTACAAGGACGATCTGGCTGAACTGGCTGCTGT TGTGAAGATCCACTCCAGCACAACCAGTCTAAACCAGCAACACCAGTCAGCAGCTAAAGATCTGACCAGCTCTCCTGGCCCTTCCTCTGCCTCTACCATACAGGTTACATACCTGCCATCCACCGGACAGCGCAGCAAGAGACCCAAACACTTCCTAGAGCTCAAAAACTTTAAAGACAACTATAATACACTGGAGAGCACACTTTAG
- the tuft1a gene encoding tuftelin 1a, whose protein sequence is MNRMGSMCTFDEIKWDDRMNGHRTLRLTLNEQNQHQLPTTDKPIGRAFALVQPTYERQPLKSDLVKQSEEQGEVIKVYLEDRKEAQARHQQSLKMLSEEVSQIQEVRYCLKNLREQMAAKSHRTEHKMVLSGPRRINGTHSALTHAINGLERQDSMDEQEKEKMREASKRLYSQLQEAEKKHQEEREKLLFEAQQYKKQLSEQSEYLKRVQQSKEQQDQQIESLQRLMGGMEQESSTLREQLMTKEAELLQLHELREEGPAGRERLEELEKENAILKEKIHHLDDMLKSQQRKLRQMIEQLQNSRMVIQERDRVIRELEEKVAMLEAENKQMRDQMDYYLGSQRSNSYLPSDTNAQIVYSKPLRPSSQTNKSLPFIKVIEIKS, encoded by the exons AACGGGCACAGGACGCTCAGACTGACTCTAAACGAGCAGAACCAGCACCAGCTGCCCACCACAGATAAG CCAATTGGCAGAGCTTTTGCTTTGGTCCAACCAACCTATGAGAGACAGCCATTGAAGTCTGATCTGGTCAAGCAGTCTGAAGAGCAAGGTGAAGTCATTAAG GTATATCTGGAAGACCGCAAAGAGGCACAAGCCAGACACCAACAGAGTCTAAAAATGCTTTCAGAGGAAGTTTCACAAATACAAGAG GTGAGATACTGTCTTAAAAACCTCAGAGAGCAGATGGCAGCTAAAAGTCACAGGACAGAACATAAG ATGGTGTTATCTGGCCCCAGAAGAATTAATGGCACTCATTCAGCACTAACACATGCCATAAATGGTTTAGAGAGACAG GATAGTATGGATGAGCAGGAAAAAGAGAAGATGAGGGAGGCCAGTAAGCGTCTGTATTCTCAACTCCAAGAGGCCGAGAAGAAACACCAGGAGGAGAGAGAAAAACTGCTG TTTGAGGCACAGCAATATAAGAAGCAGTTATCTGAGCAGAGCGAGTATCTGAAGAGGGTTCAGCAGAGCAAAGAACAGCAGGACCAGCAGATTGAGAGCCTGCAACGTCTCATGGGCGGCATGGAGCAGGAGAGCTCCACCCTCAGAGAGCAACTCATGACCAAAGAAGCCGAACTCCTGCAGCTGCACGAACTGAGGGAGGAGGGCCCTGCAGGAAGGGAGAG GTTGGAAGAGCTGGAAAAGGAAAATGCGATTCTGAAAGAGAAGATTCATCACTTGGATGACATGCTCAAGAGTCAACAGAGAAAACTACGGCAAATGATTGAACAG CTTCAGAACTCACGCATGGTGATTCAGGAGAGAGACAGAGTGATCAGAGAGCTAGAGGAGAAAGTGGCCATGCTGGAGGCAGAG AACAAACAGATGCGTGATCAGATGGATTACTACCTGGGAAGTCAAAGGTCAAATTCCTACCTGCCGTCAGACACCAATGCGCAGATCGTCTACAG CAAACCTCTGCGACCATCTTCCCAGACCAACAAGAGCCTGCCCTTCATCAAAGTCATTGAAATTAAATCATGA